In uncultured Cohaesibacter sp., a genomic segment contains:
- the secA gene encoding preprotein translocase subunit SecA, whose product MAGLGAIARKLFGTANDRRIKGYRPTVAAINALEDEYSQLSDEALRNKTVEFREQLANGEKLDNLLVPAFATVREAAKRTLGQRHYDVQLIGGMVLNDGAIAEMRTGEGKTLVATLAGYLNALGGKGVHVVTVNDYLAKRDADWMGQVYRFLGLTTGVIIHGLNDMERKAAYAADVTYGTNNEFGFDYLRDNMKYDLEQMVQRGHNFAIVDEVDSILVDEARTPLIISGPLDDRSEMYNTIDKFIPQLSPEHYEVDEKQKTATFTEEGTEFVEKILAEAGMLQGESLYDIENVTIVHHLNQALRAHLLFARDKDYIVKNNEVVIIDEFTGRMMEGRRYSDGLHQALEAKEHAAIQPENQTLASVTFQNYFRLYDKLSGMTGTALTEAEEFMDIYSLEVIEVPTNLPIQRVDEDDEVYRTLREKDDALVTLMKDCVERNQPALVGTTSIERSEELSARLKKEKIPHQVLNARFHEQEAIIVAQAGSPGAITIATNMAGRGTDIQLGGNLDMRIAQEVPEELEGEERQKLIDKIKADIEEKKQKALEAGGLYVIGTERHESRRIDNQLRGRSGRQGDPGHSKFFLSLEDDLMRIFGSDRMDGMLQKLGLKEGEAIIHPWINKALEKAQKKVEARNFDIRKNLLKFDDVMNDQRKVIFDQRVDLMKDDNVAETIADMRHEVVEDIVAKHIPERAYAEQWDVEGLHKEVQEILNLDVPVKEWAKEEGIADEEIIERLQKAADESAAAKTANFTPDLMRQVEKSVLLQILDHLWREHLVALDHLRNVIGYRGYGQRDPLQEYKTESFELFQAMMDNMRRMVTQQLAHVQLRQEEPNPFEQKELPEMHEQHANPNTGENEAIPEDASAPHNAFGKVPRNAPCPCGSGKKYKHCHGKLS is encoded by the coding sequence ATGGCTGGTCTTGGAGCTATCGCTCGCAAACTCTTTGGAACGGCAAATGATCGTCGCATCAAGGGGTATCGTCCCACAGTCGCCGCCATCAACGCGCTGGAAGATGAATATTCCCAGCTCTCCGATGAGGCCTTGCGCAACAAGACCGTGGAGTTCCGTGAACAACTGGCCAACGGAGAAAAGCTTGATAATCTGCTTGTACCTGCGTTTGCCACAGTAAGAGAAGCCGCCAAGCGCACGCTGGGTCAGCGCCATTATGATGTGCAGCTGATCGGCGGCATGGTCCTCAATGACGGTGCCATTGCAGAAATGCGCACCGGTGAAGGCAAGACGCTGGTGGCCACGCTCGCCGGTTATCTCAACGCGCTCGGGGGCAAGGGCGTGCATGTGGTGACCGTCAACGACTATCTGGCCAAGCGCGACGCCGACTGGATGGGGCAGGTCTACCGCTTCCTCGGCCTGACCACCGGTGTCATCATTCATGGCCTGAATGACATGGAACGCAAGGCCGCCTATGCCGCTGACGTAACCTACGGCACCAACAACGAATTCGGCTTCGACTATCTGCGCGACAATATGAAATATGATCTCGAGCAGATGGTGCAGCGCGGGCACAACTTCGCCATTGTCGACGAGGTCGACTCCATTCTGGTTGACGAAGCCCGCACGCCGCTGATCATCTCCGGCCCGCTTGATGATCGCTCGGAAATGTACAACACCATCGACAAGTTCATTCCGCAGCTGAGCCCGGAACATTACGAGGTCGATGAAAAGCAGAAAACGGCAACCTTCACCGAAGAAGGCACCGAATTTGTCGAAAAGATTCTGGCAGAAGCCGGCATGCTGCAGGGCGAGTCGCTCTACGATATCGAGAATGTGACCATCGTTCACCATCTCAATCAGGCCCTGCGCGCCCATCTGCTGTTTGCCCGTGACAAGGACTATATCGTCAAGAATAACGAAGTCGTCATCATTGACGAATTCACCGGCCGCATGATGGAAGGCCGCCGCTATTCGGACGGTCTGCATCAGGCTCTGGAAGCCAAGGAACATGCTGCCATCCAGCCGGAAAACCAGACTCTGGCATCCGTTACCTTCCAGAATTATTTCCGCCTCTATGACAAGCTCTCTGGCATGACCGGCACAGCCCTGACCGAAGCGGAAGAATTCATGGACATCTACAGCCTCGAAGTCATCGAGGTTCCGACCAACCTGCCGATCCAGCGCGTGGACGAAGACGACGAGGTCTATCGCACCCTGCGCGAGAAGGATGATGCGCTGGTCACGCTGATGAAGGATTGCGTCGAACGCAACCAGCCAGCCCTTGTCGGCACCACCTCGATCGAGCGGTCCGAAGAGCTGTCCGCCCGCCTCAAGAAGGAAAAGATCCCTCATCAGGTGCTCAATGCCCGCTTCCATGAGCAGGAAGCCATCATCGTGGCACAGGCAGGCAGCCCCGGCGCCATCACCATCGCCACCAACATGGCCGGTCGCGGTACCGATATCCAGCTTGGCGGCAACCTCGACATGCGCATCGCGCAGGAAGTTCCCGAAGAGCTGGAGGGTGAAGAGCGCCAGAAGCTGATCGACAAGATCAAGGCTGACATCGAAGAGAAGAAGCAGAAGGCGCTGGAAGCTGGCGGCCTTTATGTCATCGGCACCGAACGCCACGAGAGCCGCCGCATTGACAACCAGTTGCGCGGCCGTTCCGGTCGTCAGGGCGACCCGGGGCATTCCAAATTCTTCCTCTCGCTGGAAGATGACCTGATGCGCATCTTCGGTTCCGACCGCATGGACGGCATGTTGCAGAAGCTGGGCCTGAAGGAAGGCGAAGCCATCATCCATCCATGGATCAACAAGGCGCTTGAGAAGGCTCAGAAGAAGGTCGAGGCGCGCAACTTCGACATTCGTAAGAATCTGCTCAAATTCGACGACGTGATGAATGACCAGCGCAAGGTGATCTTTGACCAGCGCGTCGACCTGATGAAGGACGACAATGTCGCCGAAACAATCGCCGACATGCGCCACGAGGTTGTCGAAGACATCGTTGCCAAGCATATTCCAGAGCGCGCCTATGCCGAGCAGTGGGATGTGGAAGGACTGCACAAGGAAGTGCAGGAAATTCTCAATCTCGACGTGCCGGTCAAGGAATGGGCCAAGGAAGAAGGCATCGCGGACGAGGAAATCATCGAACGCCTGCAGAAGGCAGCCGATGAATCTGCCGCCGCAAAAACCGCCAACTTCACCCCGGACCTGATGCGTCAGGTCGAGAAATCGGTCCTGTTGCAGATCCTCGACCATCTCTGGCGCGAGCATCTGGTTGCCCTTGACCATCTACGCAATGTCATCGGTTATCGCGGCTATGGCCAGCGCGACCCGCTGCAGGAATACAAGACCGAGAGCTTCGAGCTGTTTCAGGCCATGATGGACAATATGCGCCGTATGGTCACCCAGCAACTGGCCCATGTCCAGCTGCGTCAGGAAGAGCCAAACCCGTTCGAGCAGAAAGAACTGCCGGAAATGCATGAACAGCATGCAAATCCCAATACGGGCGAGAATGAAGCCATTCCGGAAGACGCATCAGCACCGCATAATGCATTTGGCAAGGTTCCGCGCAACGCCCCCTGCCCTTGCGGTTCCGGAAAGAAATACAAGCATTGCCACGGCAAGCTGAGCTGA
- a CDS encoding SDR family NAD(P)-dependent oxidoreductase, with amino-acid sequence MDEILKPRALITGGSAGIGLEIAKLLAAEGYDLIISGASGRVQQAAENLRSYDGKVMAVQSDLSKSSGVDALVESIKQSGDTLDVLVLNAGIAVGGAFLDLPLEKHLHLLDLNIMSTVRLCHALLPQVIAAKGKVLMVSSLSATTPTPFESVYGPSKAFMTSFGHGLREELRDTGITVTLLHPGATATEFHARAGMNTTAFGDNSWKNDPALVARQGFDALMAGVTSLIGGDEATQEAGRDHLVTSEEEKARRHAEQARPGSRPQS; translated from the coding sequence ATGGATGAAATCCTAAAACCCCGTGCCCTGATTACAGGGGGATCCGCCGGGATCGGTCTTGAAATTGCGAAATTGCTCGCAGCCGAAGGCTATGACCTCATCATCAGTGGAGCAAGCGGGCGCGTGCAGCAAGCCGCAGAAAACCTCAGATCTTACGATGGCAAGGTGATGGCTGTTCAGTCCGATCTGTCAAAATCCTCGGGTGTGGATGCGCTTGTCGAGTCGATTAAACAGTCCGGCGATACCCTTGACGTGTTGGTGCTCAATGCCGGGATTGCAGTCGGTGGGGCCTTTCTCGATCTTCCCTTGGAAAAGCATCTCCATCTGCTTGATCTCAATATCATGTCCACGGTGCGCCTGTGCCACGCCTTGTTGCCACAGGTCATCGCAGCCAAAGGTAAGGTGCTGATGGTCAGTTCGCTATCGGCTACAACGCCAACGCCGTTCGAGAGTGTTTATGGCCCTTCGAAGGCCTTCATGACCTCCTTTGGCCATGGCCTGCGGGAAGAATTGCGGGATACCGGCATCACAGTGACTTTGCTGCACCCCGGAGCGACCGCCACAGAGTTTCATGCTCGCGCTGGGATGAACACCACTGCGTTTGGTGACAATAGCTGGAAAAATGATCCGGCACTTGTTGCTCGCCAAGGCTTCGATGCTCTGATGGCAGGCGTGACAAGCCTTATCGGTGGTGACGAAGCCACTCAGGAAGCCGGTCGAGACCATCTCGTCACCAGTGAAGAAGAAAAAGCCCGGCGCCACGCAGAGCAGGCGCGCCCGGGAAGTCGTCCTCAATCATGA
- a CDS encoding PAS domain-containing protein, producing the protein MSKTIALTGNERFFDESKIIVSKTDLKGRVTYCNLQFVEICGYSEKEMLGQPHNIIRHPDMPRCVFELMWDTIQADQEIFAYVVNRCKNGDHYWVNAHITPSHDATGKIIGYHSNRRVPDRDKINNAIIPLYKKLLDVEQAHANRKEGMKASRAMLNDVFQSQGMQYDEFIARL; encoded by the coding sequence ATGTCCAAGACCATTGCCTTGACGGGGAATGAGCGCTTCTTTGACGAATCCAAGATCATCGTGTCAAAAACAGATCTCAAAGGACGCGTGACCTATTGCAATCTTCAGTTCGTGGAGATTTGCGGCTATTCCGAAAAGGAAATGCTCGGTCAACCCCACAATATCATCCGCCATCCCGACATGCCCCGCTGCGTTTTTGAATTGATGTGGGACACCATTCAGGCCGATCAGGAAATTTTCGCCTATGTCGTCAATCGCTGCAAAAATGGCGATCACTACTGGGTGAATGCGCATATCACGCCAAGTCACGATGCAACCGGCAAGATCATCGGCTACCATTCCAATCGCCGGGTTCCCGACCGGGACAAGATCAACAATGCGATCATTCCTCTCTACAAGAAATTGCTTGATGTGGAACAGGCCCATGCCAATCGCAAGGAAGGCATGAAGGCTTCCCGCGCCATGCTCAACGATGTCTTCCAGTCGCAGGGCATGCAGTATGACGAATTCATAGCAAGATTATAG
- a CDS encoding LysR family transcriptional regulator, which yields MALKLTRSDLGDLNQFRCIAEAGGFRKAAKELDMNPSALSHAMRGLEERTGVRLFNRTNRSVTLTPAGEDLLKEVQTGFAAIASGLEALNHYRDRPAGHLRLNVPTDAARLVLAPILSDYSRTYPDVRLELVIEDRMVDIVKDGFDAGIRYGDAVPQDMIAIPLGPELNWIMVASPDYLDTFGSPEEPSDLQAHRCIGMRMGNGALYHWELERGEEAILLNIDWHLITNETNVIVQLAQTGAGIAYVLEARVKEQLASGQLVQVLPEWSSMGPAFFLYYPSRRQLPEALRALIDMAKNQRS from the coding sequence ATGGCTTTGAAACTGACCAGAAGTGATCTGGGTGATCTCAATCAGTTTCGCTGTATCGCTGAAGCCGGTGGTTTCCGCAAAGCAGCGAAAGAACTTGATATGAACCCCTCAGCGCTCAGCCATGCCATGCGGGGGCTTGAGGAACGCACGGGCGTGCGCCTGTTCAACCGCACCAATCGCAGCGTGACCCTGACGCCTGCGGGCGAGGATCTGCTCAAGGAAGTTCAGACCGGATTTGCCGCTATCGCAAGCGGCCTTGAAGCCCTCAATCATTATCGCGATCGGCCTGCCGGGCATTTGCGGCTCAATGTTCCAACCGATGCGGCCAGACTGGTTCTCGCTCCCATCCTTTCCGACTATAGCCGGACCTATCCTGATGTGCGGCTGGAGCTGGTGATCGAAGACCGCATGGTCGATATCGTCAAGGATGGCTTTGATGCGGGCATTCGCTATGGCGATGCGGTGCCTCAGGACATGATCGCCATTCCCTTGGGGCCTGAGCTCAATTGGATCATGGTCGCATCCCCGGATTATCTGGACACATTCGGATCTCCGGAAGAACCATCAGATCTGCAGGCTCACCGATGTATCGGCATGCGCATGGGAAATGGGGCTCTTTATCACTGGGAATTGGAGCGCGGTGAAGAGGCCATCCTGCTGAATATCGACTGGCACCTTATTACCAACGAGACCAATGTGATCGTACAACTCGCCCAGACCGGTGCTGGGATCGCCTATGTTCTGGAAGCGCGGGTCAAAGAGCAGTTGGCATCCGGGCAACTGGTGCAAGTGTTGCCAGAATGGTCGTCCATGGGCCCAGCCTTCTTTCTCTACTATCCCAGTCGCCGACAACTGCCTGAAGCACTCAGGGCATTGATCGATATGGCGAAGAACCAGCGATCGTAA
- a CDS encoding IS3 family transposase (programmed frameshift): protein MRQKSGLQKPSAEMTIKDIRRKTRKKYSAEEKIRIVLDGLRGEDSIAALCRREGISESLYYTWSKEFLEAGKKRLAGDTARAATSDEVKLLRKEARDLKEVVAEQTLELRLLKKKHDRRWGRRRVRYPASEKHEIIRLVEESHLPVTRTLKMLGIPKSTFYRWYDRFLIDGVEGLEDRSSAPSRVWNRIDDDVRDKIVELALEQTELSPRELAVTFTDTESYFVSEASVYRLLKAHDLITSPAFIVMKADNEFRDKTTRPNEMWQTDFTYLKVIGWGWLYLSTILDDFSRYVVAWKLCTTMKVHDVTDTLNLALETSGCDSVKVEHKPRLLSDNGPCYIAEDLGNWLEDRSMKQIHGAPGHPQTQGKIERWHQTLKNRILLENYFFPADLENEIAAFINHYNHHRYHESLGNLTPADVYFGRGQAILEQRERIKQKTIQLRRLQHQSQAA, encoded by the exons ATGAGACAGAAATCCGGTCTGCAGAAGCCATCTGCAGAGATGACCATCAAAGACATCCGCCGAAAGACCCGAAAGAAATATTCGGCAGAAGAGAAGATCCGCATTGTGTTGGACGGTTTGCGTGGCGAAGACAGCATCGCCGCCCTGTGCCGCCGCGAAGGTATCTCCGAGAGCCTTTATTACACCTGGTCGAAGGAATTCCTTGAAGCTGGCAAGAAGCGTCTGGCCGGAGATACGGCTCGTGCAGCCACCAGCGATGAAGTGAAGTTGCTGCGCAAGGAGGCTAGGGATCTTAAGGAAGTTGTCGCAGAGCAAACACTTGAGCTCCGTCTGCTTA AAAAAAAGCATGATCGAAGATGGGGGCGAAGAAGAGTGAGATATCCCGCATCCGAGAAGCATGAGATCATCCGCCTTGTCGAGGAATCCCATCTGCCGGTAACACGGACATTGAAGATGTTGGGCATTCCTAAATCAACATTTTATCGTTGGTACGACCGTTTCCTGATCGATGGTGTTGAAGGGCTGGAAGATCGCAGTTCTGCGCCTTCACGGGTCTGGAACCGGATTGATGATGATGTCCGTGACAAGATCGTCGAACTGGCTCTGGAGCAAACCGAATTGTCTCCCCGGGAGCTGGCAGTGACCTTCACAGACACGGAAAGCTATTTTGTCTCAGAGGCTTCGGTGTATCGTCTTCTGAAAGCTCATGACTTGATCACGTCTCCGGCCTTCATCGTCATGAAAGCTGATAATGAATTCCGGGACAAGACAACCCGTCCCAACGAGATGTGGCAAACCGACTTCACTTATCTCAAGGTTATCGGCTGGGGGTGGCTTTACTTGTCCACCATTCTTGATGACTTCTCTCGCTATGTCGTGGCTTGGAAATTGTGCACTACCATGAAGGTCCATGATGTTACTGACACCCTCAATCTGGCCCTTGAGACTTCTGGCTGTGATAGCGTGAAGGTCGAACATAAACCGCGCCTGTTGTCAGACAATGGCCCATGTTACATCGCTGAGGATCTGGGAAATTGGCTGGAAGACCGGTCAATGAAACAGATACATGGTGCGCCAGGTCATCCGCAGACACAGGGTAAAATCGAGCGTTGGCATCAGACACTCAAGAACCGGATCCTGCTGGAGAACTACTTCTTCCCGGCGGATCTGGAAAATGAGATTGCTGCATTCATCAACCACTATAATCATCACCGGTACCATGAGAGCCTTGGAAATCTCACACCAGCCGATGTCTACTTCGGAAGAGGACAGGCAATTCTGGAACAAAGGGAAAGGATCAAACAGAAGACAATTCAACTGCGCCGCTTGCAACATCAATCACAAGCCGCTTAA
- a CDS encoding methyl-accepting chemotaxis protein: MAIAYISPHLDFDAIVRRLNEMAGGTRLIGVMTAGELCNCSDGALYRNASGAWDSLTIQIFPPDLLAEVSVHKVALQNEDIRSGKSSKSRAQRINAIAQDLGRIRVPFSIRPQEVFALTFIDGLSASENYLMEAVYQSGKFPCLFIGGSAGGKLDFIETKISDGAQVLQNHAVIIFARMAKGRKYGVFKSQNFKRSNASFLIADADPNLRVVRSVVDRASGDVEPFLERLAQHFRVPVDRIGESLAGKSFGIEIDGEIFVRSVAAIKADEGEVAFYCDINPGDELFLLETTDFAQQTRNDLGAFLKGKPKPLGALLNDCILRRLNNDKSTSALSGAWSMPVAGFSTFGELFGINVNETLSAIVFFEDKADAFEDEYLKNFTIHYSRFANYFTRCRLASAEMINLVRSKIIDTMSEQFAHVGEIQSVLANTRHMRDSLYSIRSSISGVSDGPGNGSGKEGDDAADLSAQFEHLSGSMKGLRDILSVIDGITGQTNLLALNATIEAARAGQSGRGFAVVASEVKQLAGDTKSTLVHTEETIGDMEGALAALGQLIEQTRQKFVDEGDLYKSTIQKIDDMIAQPDGIDKTLNELGDIVEAQVTSSELVQKQLEKLSRLGASAA; this comes from the coding sequence TTGGCAATTGCCTATATTTCTCCGCATCTCGATTTTGATGCCATTGTTCGTCGCCTGAATGAAATGGCGGGAGGCACAAGGCTTATCGGCGTGATGACTGCTGGCGAGCTTTGCAACTGTTCTGATGGCGCATTATATCGCAACGCATCCGGAGCATGGGACAGCCTGACCATACAGATCTTCCCGCCCGATCTGTTGGCGGAAGTGTCTGTTCACAAGGTTGCCTTGCAAAATGAGGATATCCGATCTGGTAAATCGAGCAAGAGCCGCGCGCAACGGATCAACGCCATTGCGCAGGATCTGGGGCGGATCCGAGTTCCCTTTTCCATTCGTCCTCAGGAAGTCTTTGCGCTGACTTTCATTGACGGGCTGTCCGCCTCGGAAAATTATCTGATGGAAGCGGTTTACCAGAGCGGCAAATTTCCATGTCTGTTCATTGGTGGCTCCGCGGGGGGCAAACTGGATTTCATCGAAACCAAGATTTCTGATGGTGCTCAGGTGCTCCAGAATCATGCGGTGATCATATTTGCGCGCATGGCGAAGGGGCGAAAATACGGGGTATTCAAGAGCCAGAATTTCAAGAGGAGCAATGCCTCCTTCCTGATTGCCGATGCCGATCCGAATTTGCGCGTGGTGCGCAGCGTGGTCGATCGGGCGAGTGGTGATGTCGAGCCCTTTCTGGAGCGATTGGCGCAGCATTTCAGGGTACCCGTTGACCGGATTGGTGAAAGTCTGGCGGGCAAAAGCTTTGGCATCGAAATTGATGGCGAGATCTTTGTTCGCTCGGTCGCGGCGATCAAGGCGGATGAGGGCGAGGTTGCCTTCTATTGTGACATCAATCCCGGTGACGAGCTCTTTTTGCTTGAGACGACAGATTTTGCACAACAGACCCGGAATGATCTGGGGGCGTTTCTCAAAGGAAAGCCGAAGCCATTGGGGGCCTTGTTGAATGATTGCATATTGCGGCGTCTGAATAATGACAAATCCACTTCTGCCCTTTCGGGAGCATGGTCGATGCCTGTCGCGGGCTTCTCAACCTTCGGTGAATTGTTCGGGATCAATGTCAATGAAACGCTCAGTGCCATCGTCTTTTTTGAAGACAAGGCCGATGCTTTCGAAGATGAATATCTGAAAAATTTCACGATCCATTATTCCCGCTTTGCCAACTATTTTACCCGATGCCGCCTTGCGAGTGCCGAAATGATCAATCTGGTGCGCTCGAAGATTATCGACACCATGTCGGAACAGTTTGCGCATGTAGGCGAGATACAGTCGGTTCTGGCCAATACGCGTCATATGCGCGACTCGCTCTATTCGATCCGTTCTTCCATTTCCGGCGTCAGTGACGGGCCAGGCAATGGGAGCGGCAAAGAGGGAGATGATGCTGCCGACCTGTCTGCCCAGTTTGAACATCTTTCAGGTTCGATGAAGGGTCTGAGAGACATTCTGAGCGTGATTGACGGCATTACCGGGCAGACCAACCTGCTGGCGCTGAATGCGACCATTGAGGCTGCCAGAGCCGGGCAGTCCGGGCGGGGATTTGCCGTGGTGGCGTCTGAGGTAAAACAGCTTGCCGGTGACACCAAATCCACGCTGGTGCATACGGAAGAAACCATCGGAGACATGGAAGGGGCTCTGGCTGCGCTTGGGCAACTGATCGAGCAGACGCGGCAGAAATTTGTCGATGAAGGGGATTTGTATAAGTCCACAATCCAGAAGATTGATGACATGATTGCCCAGCCAGACGGGATCGACAAGACGCTGAATGAGCTTGGCGATATTGTCGAGGCGCAGGTGACATCTTCAGAGCTTGTGCAGAAGCAGCTCGAAAAGCTCTCAAGGCTGGGGGCGAGTGCGGCCTAG
- a CDS encoding methyl-accepting chemotaxis protein, whose translation MLKNQYKSAILKAIDVVEAVADGDFEKRIINITEKGDAARLLHGINDLIDRSDAYLRESSASLEYIARNKYFRRISEKGMNGSFASASRTVNTAMDTMSDKVQDFGEAVQHFEDQMSSIVQIVAAAAVELEASAGSMNQIANTSSGQASIVQQASEQTSSNVSAVAAATEQLTNSISEINQQVMRSAKHSEEAVKEVRQTSEDLKGLSVAADSIGAIMSLISDIADQTNLLALNATIEAARAGEAGKGFAVVANEVKALATQTSKATSDIGQQIARIQEASKNAVTSFDGIERTVASTKEIASAIAAAVEEQSTASNEIARSIEEASVGSAEVTGNITSVSQSIIEASNAANDVHHASRELATNGEKLKSGIDNFLFEVRKII comes from the coding sequence ATGTTGAAAAATCAATATAAATCCGCCATTTTGAAGGCTATTGATGTTGTTGAGGCTGTCGCCGATGGCGATTTTGAAAAGCGCATCATCAACATCACCGAGAAGGGGGATGCCGCCCGCCTGCTCCATGGTATCAACGATCTCATTGACCGCTCGGACGCCTATCTCAGAGAGTCGAGTGCATCGCTGGAATATATCGCCCGGAATAAATATTTCCGCCGCATCTCGGAAAAAGGCATGAATGGCAGCTTTGCCTCGGCCAGCCGCACCGTCAACACCGCCATGGACACCATGTCAGACAAGGTACAGGATTTCGGCGAAGCGGTTCAGCATTTCGAGGACCAGATGAGCAGCATCGTCCAGATCGTCGCAGCAGCGGCGGTAGAGCTGGAAGCATCAGCCGGTTCGATGAACCAGATCGCCAACACATCCAGCGGCCAAGCAAGCATCGTCCAGCAGGCTTCCGAGCAAACCTCAAGCAATGTCAGTGCGGTTGCCGCAGCCACAGAGCAATTGACCAACTCCATCAGCGAGATCAATCAGCAGGTCATGCGATCGGCCAAGCACAGCGAGGAAGCCGTCAAGGAAGTCAGACAGACCAGCGAAGATCTCAAGGGACTTTCCGTCGCCGCCGACAGCATCGGCGCGATCATGTCGCTCATCTCGGACATTGCCGACCAGACCAACCTGCTGGCGCTGAACGCGACCATTGAGGCAGCCCGCGCGGGCGAAGCCGGTAAGGGCTTCGCTGTGGTGGCCAATGAGGTCAAGGCTCTGGCCACCCAGACCAGCAAGGCCACAAGCGACATTGGCCAGCAGATCGCCCGCATTCAGGAAGCCAGCAAAAATGCCGTGACCTCCTTTGACGGCATTGAGCGCACGGTCGCCAGCACAAAGGAAATTGCCTCCGCCATTGCCGCGGCCGTGGAAGAACAGAGCACAGCCTCCAACGAAATAGCCCGCAGCATCGAGGAAGCATCTGTCGGCAGCGCCGAGGTTACCGGCAACATCACCTCTGTCAGCCAAAGCATCATCGAGGCCTCCAATGCCGCCAATGACGTGCATCATGCCTCTCGCGAACTGGCCACAAATGGCGAAAAGCTCAAGAGTGGTATCGACAATTTCCTGTTTGAAGTGCGCAAGATCATCTAG
- a CDS encoding SDR family NAD(P)-dependent oxidoreductase, translating to MSPRMDTIMAAGNVAVITGAAAGLGAALARSLSQQGMKLALFDCDAEGLKALAQSLPTETLTECGDAANLADLEAFHSATIERFGTVQLLVNNVGMAKKAGPWDEPEDWQRVLDVNFASALAMQHLFVPAMITADTPAAIVNLGSKEGITTPPGNAAYSVSKAAIKVLTEQLEHELRNGTGGRVSAHLFVPGYTWTPMNAAHKPKGSEKPDAAWTAEQTVEHFLTRLLKEDFYILCPDGEVTPDMDARRMRWAVEDMIFNRPALSRWHDNFKGAFEKWMKS from the coding sequence ATGTCACCACGCATGGATACCATCATGGCAGCAGGCAACGTGGCGGTGATTACCGGTGCCGCAGCCGGCTTGGGTGCCGCACTGGCTCGGTCCTTGTCGCAACAGGGCATGAAGCTGGCACTCTTTGATTGCGATGCCGAAGGGTTGAAGGCTCTTGCACAATCACTGCCGACCGAGACACTGACGGAGTGCGGTGATGCTGCCAATCTGGCGGATCTCGAAGCATTCCATTCCGCGACGATCGAGCGGTTTGGTACTGTGCAACTGCTCGTCAACAATGTGGGAATGGCCAAAAAGGCCGGACCATGGGATGAGCCTGAAGATTGGCAGCGGGTGCTTGATGTCAATTTCGCCTCAGCCCTCGCCATGCAGCATCTGTTCGTTCCGGCCATGATCACAGCAGACACGCCAGCTGCTATCGTCAATCTCGGCTCCAAGGAAGGCATCACGACACCGCCGGGGAATGCCGCCTATTCAGTGTCCAAAGCCGCCATCAAGGTGCTGACCGAACAATTGGAACACGAACTGCGCAATGGTACTGGCGGACGGGTTTCCGCCCATTTGTTCGTTCCGGGCTACACCTGGACGCCGATGAACGCGGCACACAAGCCGAAGGGCAGCGAAAAGCCTGATGCGGCCTGGACAGCGGAGCAGACGGTGGAACACTTTCTGACCCGTTTGCTCAAAGAGGATTTCTACATTCTCTGCCCTGATGGCGAGGTAACCCCTGACATGGACGCAAGGCGCATGCGCTGGGCCGTCGAAGACATGATTTTCAATCGGCCAGCCCTGTCGCGCTGGCATGACAACTTCAAGGGAGCATTCGAGAAATGGATGAAATCCTAA
- a CDS encoding antitoxin Xre/MbcA/ParS toxin-binding domain-containing protein, giving the protein MSTPFDSNNQIISAQAFATRLGITQAKLAKLTGIDRRSFYRQSGLRKLDEAVRPLMSILNLASEMTGSDQRAALWFKHQPIPGWAGKTAFDLVLERKSDRVLAYLKSVQSSVYS; this is encoded by the coding sequence ATGTCCACGCCATTCGATAGCAACAATCAGATTATATCGGCACAAGCCTTCGCTACGAGACTTGGCATCACTCAGGCCAAATTGGCCAAGTTGACCGGCATTGATCGACGTTCATTCTATAGGCAATCCGGCTTACGAAAACTTGATGAAGCAGTTCGCCCATTAATGAGCATTCTCAACCTAGCAAGCGAGATGACTGGGTCCGATCAGCGTGCGGCCCTTTGGTTTAAACATCAACCAATTCCTGGTTGGGCCGGAAAAACTGCGTTTGATTTGGTGTTGGAGCGCAAATCTGACAGAGTTCTTGCCTATTTGAAGTCGGTCCAATCCAGTGTCTATTCATAA